Part of the Vicinamibacterales bacterium genome is shown below.
GACCAGCGCCCGCGCCTATCGGCCGGCGCTCGGGGCCGCCGAGGCGCTGAAGGAGCTGTGGCGGTGTGCCGGCACGCAGTTCGACGCCGAGGTCGTGCAGGCCCTCGCCGCTACCCTGCCGACCTTCCGCCTCGAGGACCATCGCTTCGACGCAGCGGCGGCGCGCGCCGGCCGCAAGGGCGGAGTGATCGCCTTCAACGGATGATGCGACGCGTCGGCCGAACCGCCGTTCTCGCGCTCGCGCTGGCGTCGCCGGCGGCGGCGCAGCAGGCCGTCGAGCCGACAGTGTCGGTCGAGGCGGTCGGGTCGGCCGCGATGCTGTCGTCGTACCAGCAGGTCTCGGCCGTCCTCGACGTCACCGGGACGGTGCGGATCGCGCCCGGCGCCATAGTGATCCTGCGGCCGTGGGCCTGGCATCGGCCCGACGGCACTTCCACGTTCCAGTGGTACCAGCTGCAGGTGCGCTACCAGATGCGCACGCGCACACCGATCCGCGTCGACGCCGGCGTCATCACCGAGCCGCTGGGACTCAACCCGCTGCAGATGCGTGCCGACCTCAACCCGACGATCTCGCCGGTGCCGTACTACGTGATCCCGCTGCCCCGCTTCGAAGCGCACTTCGACGCGCTGCAGCCGCTGACCGTCGGATACCCGCTTGGCGTCGTCGTCAGCGGATCGGGAACGCGATGGGACGCCCGCGCCGGCGTGCTCGACACGACGCCGGCCCGTCCCGGAGTGGAACTGAAGCACAACGACTTCCCGGCCATCCCGCAGGTGGTCGCGGGCGGCGGCTTCACGCTGCGGCCTGGCTTCCGGGTCGGCGGCGGTATCGCCCATGGCGGCTACCGCGAGGCCAGCGACACGCTGCCGGCGGGCGACGCCACGGTGGGCAACCTCGAGGCGGAATTCACGCTCAACCACACACGGCTGAGCGGCGAATGGGTGGGCGATCGCTTCACCGGATCCACCGGAACGGTCTCGACACAGTCGTTCTATCTGCAGGGAGTTCAGACGATCACTGCCCGTACCTTTGCGGCCGGGCGCGTCTCTCACGTCGACACGCCACCGGTCTTCCTGGTCGGCCGCTCGACGACGTGGACGGCGGCGGAGTTCACTGGCGGCGTCCGGGTAACGCCGTATCTGACGGTACGCGCCGGCTACTACGGACAGCGCCCCTACTTCGCGGCGTGGTCCAACGCCGGTGCCGTGTCCATCGTGCTCGATGGACGCTGGTGGCGCTGACGCGTCAGCGCCAGCGCACGTCCCAGCCGGCCGACAGCGCCATGTGGCCGTCGCGCAAGCCGCGCGCCGCGTCGATCCGCATCACCCCCGCGCCAGCAATCGCGATCCGCAATCCGGCGCCGGCATCGGCCTGCACGGGAGAAACGGCGCCGCCGAGTCCACGGGACGCGCGCGCGAGGTCCACGAACACGGCCGGCGCGAATCGTCCGGGCATCAGTCGCAGCATCCGCCACTGCTGCGCCTCGATGGTGCCCGAGGCCAGGCTCCGGCCGAACACGCCGCCGGTGATGGTGCCGTCGTCGAGCAGCGGGTGGGCGCGCAGCAGGACGTCCCGCGCCTGCCCCGTGTCGGCGCCGGCCCAGACCGACATCGGCGAGCGTGTCGAGGCGGCGGAGTAGGCGCCGAGTCCGAACAGCACGAATCCCTGGTTCGCGGCGCGGCTTCGCAATGCGGCTGACGCGTCGATGATGGTGAACGGGGACGCGCCAAATGCCTGCGACAGGCCCCCCGCGAACCGCAGGCGATCGTCGAAGCGCAGGTGCTGCATCGCGTAGGTGACGGACAGATCTGCGGGGCGGTCCGTCCACCGCTCGACCCCGGCCGTCGCGGTCATGCGGGTACGGTCGGTCATCCAGCGACCCAGGGACATCGCCACCCGGGTGCGGGTTTCGGCGCGCGCGTCTCCACCGAACGTTTGCGTTTCGTGGAGCGCGTCGAGCCGAATCGTGCCCCCGCCGAACATGGGCGCCGGCGCCGCGAAGAAGCCGGCCACCATCGGGCGGTGCTCCCACCAGCGCCAGGTCACGCCGGTGAGTTCTCCGCCGCCGGTCAGGCTGCTGAACTGCGCGGAGATCTGCCGGTCGACCGCCGCCTCGAATCCCATCCCGATCCACGCGGCGTAGCCCCACGGCAGGCGATCGCGCTCCAGCACCGACGCATCGACGTGGACGCGGCCGTCCTCGACCGGGTGGAACGTGAGCCGCGCCGCGGCGACCGACGGCACGTCGTGGAGCCGCCGCTCCCCGAGGCGAATCGCGTCGGGAGTCAGCTGCGACTTCAACGGAACGCCGATCGCGTCGGCGACGATCCCGTAGCGCGTGTGTTCGAGTCCCTCGACGTCGACCAGATTCACCAGCGGCTCGCCGATCCGGTTCCAGGCGGCGAGCGCCGCGAGATCGTCGTGTCGCACGTACTCGGCGGTCGCGAGAATACGCCAGGCGTAGGCATCGCCTGGAGCGAGGGTGACCGCCTGTCGGGCGTGTACGGCCGCGGCCGACCAGTCCGCCTCAAGCACATCCAGGCCCGCCAGCTCACGCCAGGCCGCCGGGTCCCGCGGACACTCGGCCGTCGCCCGGCCCAGCAGCGTTCGCGCGGCCGCGCGGTCCGCCGTGGCGCGGGCCACGCCCGCTTCGACCAGGCGCGCGCACGCGCTGTCCCCGCCGGGCGTGACGGTCGGAACATCGGCCGAATCTGGCGCGCGCGTGTTCACCGGGGAAACGTCCTGGCCCGCGGCGTTACCGGGATCGATTCGCGGCAACAGAATCAGCATCCAGCGATTGGATTGCCGCCACTGCTCGTCGAAGCGCGCGACCGGTAGCACGCGATCCGGCAATCGCGCCGGATCGTGCAGCGTCACACGGCCGTCATCCAGGCCGACGACGACCACGTAGTGAAAGCGCCCTGGGCTGTCCTGGACGAGCGCGATGACCGGACGGCCGCGGTGCAGTTCCTTGACGATCTCGGTTGTGTCGCCGGCCCCCGCGATCGTCGTCCAGCCCCGCCGCTGCAGATCAGAAGTCAGGTCGGCGGTACGGATGCCGCCGGCGTGCCGATCGACGAGCGACTGGAAGGCATCCGGGTACACATTCGAGTCACCCCAGTAGCGCATCACCATCGCTGCGGCTGCGCCGCCGCAGAGATCCTCACTCTGCGGCAGATACGGCACGACGAGCGGCTGCGCCGCCGCAGGGGAGACAGCGGCCGCCGTGGCGAACACGACGGCCGCGGGTAGCCAGCGCCAGCGGCAGCGGCGCGCGGCTTCTGGGGTCACTTCAGCGCAAGGATCAGAACGATGATCAGGAGAATGATGATGATCGTCCAGGTGGAAATCACCACCGTCGAACCGCCGGCGAGCTGATCGTTCACCGCGCGCGCCTGGCTCGCGGCCTGCCGCAGCTCGTCTCCCTGCAGCGTCGACACCGCCGCTTCGGCCTTGTTCACCGACAAGCCCGCCTTGCCGGCGACGTCCTCCACCGCCGGATTGTGCAGAAAGGTCCTGATGGCGTCGCGGTCCGCCTGATCCTGGGACACGCGCTGCTGGACCGCCTGGTCGAGCGTCGACTGTTTCACCACGTGGGTCTGCTGCGCGAACGCCGCGGGTGCCATCAGCAACACCGCCAGCGAAGCACCAAGACATCGACGGAACATCTGCATGAGCTGCCTCCTCAAAGTCGCACACATACGCGACCTGGTGAAAGCATCTTCCGTGCCCGTATCTGGTCGATTGACGGGAATGCTATGCCAGCAGCTGTTCGAGTTCCTCGGGATGGATCGCCCGTGTGAGTGCGTCCTGCCGTTCCACCAGCCCCTGCTTCACGAGCTGCGCGAGCGACTCTTCGAACGTGAACGAGCCCGCCTTGCGCGTGATCGTCGTCTCCTGATGCAGGTGCTGCAGGGCGTTGCGGCGGATATGCTGACGCGCGCCGTAGCCGACCATCAGCAGCGCGGCGGCCGGCACCCTGCCGCCGCCCGTCCGCGGCAGCAGCGTTTGCGTCATCACCGCGGCGAGCGCCATCGCCAGCTCCTGGCGAATCGTGTTCTGCCGCTCGTCGGGAAACGAGTCGCTGACGCGGGCGATCGTCGAGGCGGCATCGGTCGTGTGCACGGTCGACAGCACGAGATGTCCCGTCTCGGCCGCCGACAGCGCGATCCGCATCGTCTC
Proteins encoded:
- a CDS encoding C39 family peptidase, whose protein sequence is MTPEAARRCRWRWLPAAVVFATAAAVSPAAAQPLVVPYLPQSEDLCGGAAAAMVMRYWGDSNVYPDAFQSLVDRHAGGIRTADLTSDLQRRGWTTIAGAGDTTEIVKELHRGRPVIALVQDSPGRFHYVVVVGLDDGRVTLHDPARLPDRVLPVARFDEQWRQSNRWMLILLPRIDPGNAAGQDVSPVNTRAPDSADVPTVTPGGDSACARLVEAGVARATADRAAARTLLGRATAECPRDPAAWRELAGLDVLEADWSAAAVHARQAVTLAPGDAYAWRILATAEYVRHDDLAALAAWNRIGEPLVNLVDVEGLEHTRYGIVADAIGVPLKSQLTPDAIRLGERRLHDVPSVAAARLTFHPVEDGRVHVDASVLERDRLPWGYAAWIGMGFEAAVDRQISAQFSSLTGGGELTGVTWRWWEHRPMVAGFFAAPAPMFGGGTIRLDALHETQTFGGDARAETRTRVAMSLGRWMTDRTRMTATAGVERWTDRPADLSVTYAMQHLRFDDRLRFAGGLSQAFGASPFTIIDASAALRSRAANQGFVLFGLGAYSAASTRSPMSVWAGADTGQARDVLLRAHPLLDDGTITGGVFGRSLASGTIEAQQWRMLRLMPGRFAPAVFVDLARASRGLGGAVSPVQADAGAGLRIAIAGAGVMRIDAARGLRDGHMALSAGWDVRWR